In SAR324 cluster bacterium, the sequence GCAGGGTGTTCTGCCTTGAGAAATTCGACTGCCAACGCACAATAGTGGTGATAGCGTCTTCGATGTTCGACTGTAGTGGCAGGATTTGGTTGACCATCATGTCGTTGGCCAGCAGCCAATCACTGTCACGCCGATCTGTCAGGTTGTTAGTGTTGGCAAGGGAGCGGAAGGTCAGGGCCTCAACCTGTTGTTGTAGCTCATTCAGGTTACGAATCAGCAGCCGAATATCATAGAAGGTTCGGGCTTCGACTTGGCGTTCATCCTGCCAGAGGCGTGATGTTTTGTAGAGGCGGTCCAACTCCAGCAGAGCAGGCTCAATCTCTTTATCCCAGGCATTCATCCGTCCTTCACGAAAGATACTATTGCCTGAGAGCAGCCACTCCCGTTGTGAGGAAACAGCGTGGTGTATTCCATTGTTGAGTCGAAACCAGGCTTCGGTCACAGGTGGAATCTGTGAACTGTCCTCCACCAACTCTCCCTGTTGCTGTGAAAGCAGATAGATCAGGATGTAGCCAAGCAAAGAAAGAACGGAACTGAGATAAAAGACGACCAGAATTTTATTGCGGATGCTGCCGGTCATGCCTCTCTAGGGAAAGGAGATTGGGAAAAAAGGACCTGAAGGCCCGTCCCTTGCTGGTATACGCCTTGAATGCGGAATCCTGCCTACCTCACTGCAATCGTCTGATTCGGAGCACTTTTATGAGCGGAGTCTATAGTCTGGTCAAGGCCGCCGGCGCTGTCGAGCGTAAGATGGATACGGTGTCCAACAACCTGGCCAACGTCAATACTACCGGTTTTAAAGAAGACCAACCGAGCTTCCGCGAGGTGCTTTCTAAAGCACAGCAGGTGCTGCCGGAATCGGAAGAGGAGCGATTTCTGTCCCATGAATACCTAGATCAGTATGTGGGTATGGAGAAATCTGCCGTGACCGTAGATGAAATTGGAAAAAATTTCTCGCCCGGACCCATGCAGCAAACAGACAATGCTTTGGATCTGGCTATCAACAATGAAGGTTTTTTCACCATCGACACGCCCTTTGGTCAGCGCTTTACCCGTAATGGAAACTTCCAGCTGAATAGTGAGGGCACGATCGTCACCTCAGACAACTATCCAGTATTGGGTGAGAACGGTCCCATTCAGGTGAAGGGCCAAGAAATTTTTGTAGACTATCAGGGCCGAGTCCAGGTGGATGGGCAGCTTGCTGACCGTCTGCTGACTGTCCGCTTCCGTAATCAGGACAACCTGCAGAAGCTGGGCAACTCTTTCTTCGCACCGATCAGCAGTGACGATGTGCCAATTCCTTCCGAGGAAGTTCGAGTCCAGCAGGGAATGCTGGAAGGCTCCAACGTCAACACCGTCATGGAGATGACCCGCATGATCAGCGCAAACCGCACGTACGAATCGATTCAGAAATCTTTGAGCAGCGTTGACCGGATGAACGAGCGAGCAATTAGTATTTCTCGGCTCCGGGGATAACCTTTTTATAGCGAGTTGAAGCCTTATGATGCGATCTCTTTACACTGCAGCTACCGGTATGGGAGCCCAGCAGCGCAATATTGATGTCACCGCCAAC encodes:
- the flgF gene encoding flagellar basal-body rod protein FlgF, which translates into the protein MGKKDLKARPLLVYALNAESCLPHCNRLIRSTFMSGVYSLVKAAGAVERKMDTVSNNLANVNTTGFKEDQPSFREVLSKAQQVLPESEEERFLSHEYLDQYVGMEKSAVTVDEIGKNFSPGPMQQTDNALDLAINNEGFFTIDTPFGQRFTRNGNFQLNSEGTIVTSDNYPVLGENGPIQVKGQEIFVDYQGRVQVDGQLADRLLTVRFRNQDNLQKLGNSFFAPISSDDVPIPSEEVRVQQGMLEGSNVNTVMEMTRMISANRTYESIQKSLSSVDRMNERAISISRLRG